In Musa acuminata AAA Group cultivar baxijiao chromosome BXJ3-9, Cavendish_Baxijiao_AAA, whole genome shotgun sequence, a single genomic region encodes these proteins:
- the LOC103998248 gene encoding uncharacterized protein LOC103998248 isoform X1 — translation MPPAMVDFGSRPAPSSPLRNPSKGEISASGSPSFHLRSGIPSSGGSNSSSVFGFPHRSVLGQQPPASRGLKNADFDGKFAAPVPPVPFPPIHPVPVPGRPLSAVGLSKPRLVKVRKHLASPRVRSAATTNANDGSGFNPFHSGPVGMESDISGRHQRDGVQGLDEKFHGWNPLESEAGSKIPEHSSSGSLKSAKPGSAGFVMSDGGAFVFGSSEKKGSNLGRSKGKKFVKSENTGYGSDNSMKNVASANVVEETFSFSRFSNRSSDDGLYVFGSGMKNFSSEQGPPADLSDQNVRNLASIKSQSDGFVFGTTSVMNLGKEDDGSGNNPVHKPHSDACIFQSDLKQSSNSCENSSENLSGRNNGIFEFGKSESAAFVFGTDSVLLSGVKNIGSSSIHGGPSSFVDGNTGRGIFSSEGVQSKSDNSSGNEDSRLKNSGSIRSECYFFGASISSNFGSKDNGTKDVINNVISEGGREPNVGSSVCGNATSLNSNLGQESFIALDVGTVSRLHVEMRKLNLQRPDNEVEPEKAKQADCRAKINEGNTFVFGRSQSYLNSSGATDCSKLREAGTPFVSSLSGHDTQSIASGLNFASVCEEQKLPHMEFTTPIHVTPMLSKESLFTGPHQNKEFNVKRESRTTRKKRREKSRQSVPLHKDFSKTFASVEKVVETVEKFSSGGYSPMDYSPYDEISDESRHIFSSCESIGTKESVPVGERKEDPVSATQHLYINKDGVTLREHENSGSRDYIEKDSVDKSSFIGEQITENGREKYFFKSDNMDRTLTSNAAGMKAETESCSSNFEPQANENENCFNLNSSLESFPGSDFTFGELAFNQGLLSAEKRQHRKKSRMRSSKNLNNSIPKVSVPMVPPSENLLPEANSVQPVAERDFKGKLSVPQNGDDVVAERQKKLEKRKDPISTVGATATEQEVCNQWRLRGNQAYSNGDMSKAEDFYTRGLNSISITEVSRSDNKALMLCYSNRAAARMSLGRMREALSDCMMAAKIDPSFLRAQVRAACCHLALGEIEDALKHFKNCLQSNNEGSLDHKILVEASDGLLKTQQVADYMVQSEELMLKKSSNEAAKALQIIIEALFISPYSERLMERKAEAFLMLRRYKEVIVFCEQTIEIAERNYALCRVSTDNSEDMQSCPMRLWRLNLMSKSYFYLGRFEEAVELLKKHEKVTYKEDKNVNGSSESLASLCGTINELLRLKAAGNAAFQAGRHLDAVEHYSAALACNTESRPFTAICFCNRAAAYQALGQITDAIADCSIAIALVASYAKAISRRATLHEMIRDYGQAANDLRRLISLLKNQSKDKDSQAGVLGINSGNNDLNQAHVRLCSVEEEARKETPLDLYMILGIEVSSSAADVKKAYRKAALRHHPDKAGQLLARNETIDDGFWREVADEVHKDADRLFKMIGEAYTVLSDATKRLQYDAEEELRTTLRKTCGGRCTSKTQDNHSSPSERRRWRAYASTHQRWSESSRYYK, via the exons ATGCCGCCCGCGATGGTAGACTTTGGGTCCCGCCCCGCGCCTTCCTCCCCTCTTCGAAACCCTAGTAAAGGTGAGATCTCCGCTTCCGGTTCTCCTTCATTCCATCTCCGCAGCGGCATTCCTTCCTCCGGCGGCTCCAATTCAAGTTCCGTGTTTGGTTTCCCGCATCGGAGTGTCCTAGGGCAACAGCCCCCTGCTTCGAGGGGATTAAAGAACGCTGATTTTGATGGAAAATTCGCTGCCCCAGTTCCTCCTGTACCTTTCCCTCCAATCCACCCCGTTCCAGTTCCGGGGAGGCCATTGTCGGCTGTGGGGCTCTCTAAACCTCGACTTGTGAAGGTGAGGAAGCATCTGGCCTCGCCTCGGGTGAGGTCGGCAGCGACTACGAACGCCAATGATGGCTCTGGGTTCAATCCATTCCATTCCGGCCCGGTCGGCATGGAGTCGGATATTTCTGGGCGGCATCAGAGGGACGGAGTTCAGGGGCTTGACGAGAAGTTTCATGGATGGAATCCATTGGAATCTGAGGCAGGTTCAAAGATTCCAGAACATTCAAGTTCAGGTAGTTTAAAGTCTGCAAAACCTGGGAGTGCTGGTTTTGTTATGAGTGACGGGGGAGCTTTTGTCTTTGGAAGCAGTGAAAAGAAAGGTTCAAATTTGGGTCGGAGCAAAGGAAAAAAATTTGTCAAGTCTGAGAACACTGGTTATGGGTCGGACAACAGTATGAAAAATGTAGCGTCTGCAAATGTGGTGGAGGAAACATTTAGCTTCAGTCGTTTCTCAAATAGAAGTTCTGACGATGGTTTATATGTGTTCGGTAGTGGTATGAAGAATTTTTCTTCAGAACAAGGCCCTCCAGCGGACCTGAGTGATCAGAATGTCAGGAATCTTgcatctattaagtcccaaagtgaTGGTTTTGTCTTTGGCACCACTTCTGTAATGAACCTAGGCAAAGAAGATGATGGATCCGGTAATAACCCAGTCCATAAACCTCATTCTGATGCTTGTATCTTTCAAAGTGATCTGAAGCAAAGTTCAAATTCTTGTGAAAATTCATCAGAAAATTTAAGCGGTAGGAATAATGGCATCTTTGAGTTTGGGAAGTCGGAAAGTGCTGCTTTTGTCTTTGGTACAGATTCTGTGTTGCTTTCTGGTGTGAAAAATATTGGTTCCAGTAGCATCCATGGAGGTCCGTCTAGCTTTGTTGACGGGAATACAGGTAGGGGTATATTTTCTAGTGAGGGTGTTCAGAGCAAAAGTGATAATTCAAGTGGGAATGAGGATTCGAGATTGAAAAATTCTGGATCTATCAGGtctgaatgttatttctttggtgCAAGCATATCCAGCAATTTTGGTAGCAAAGACAATGGTACCAAGGATGTGATAAATAATGTTATTAGTGAAGGTGGTAGGGAACCCAATGTAGGTTCTTCTGTATGTGGAAATGCCACAAGTTTAAATTCTAATTTGGGCCAGGAATCATTTATTGCTTTGGATGTGGGCACAGTCTCGAGGCTTCACGTCGAAATGAGGAAGTTGAACTTGCAGAGACCTGATAATGAGGTTGAGCCAGAGAAGGCAAAGCAAGCTGATTGCAGGGCTAAGATTAATGAGGGTAATACTTTTGTTTTTGGTAGAAGCCAGAGTTACCTGAATTCCTCTGGTGCTACTGACTGTTCCAAGCTCAGGGAAGCAGGTACAccttttgtttcatcattatctgGCCATGATACTCAGTCTATTGCTAGTGGCTTAAATTTTGCAAGTGTATGTGAAGAACAGAAGTTACCACACATGGAATTTACAACACCTATACATGTTACTCCTATGTTGTCAAAGGAGAGCTTATTTACTGGACCTCATCAAAATAAGGAATTTAATGTGAAGCGAGAATCTAGAACtacaagaaagaaaaggagagagaaatcTAGACAATCTGTTCCACTGCACAAGGACTTTTCTAAAACATTTGCCTCAGTGGAAAAAGTTGTTGAAACTGTGGAAAAGTTCTCTTCTGGTGGTTACTCACCAATGGATTATTCTCCTTATGACGAGATATCTGATGAATCCCGCCATATTTTTTCCTCCTGTGAGTCAATTGGTACAAAAGAATCTGTTCCTGTAGGTGAAAGAAAAGAAGATCCTGTTTCTGCAACACAGCACTTGTATATTAATAAAGATGGTGTAACACTTAGAGAACATGAAAATAGTGGTTCTAGAGATTATATTGAGAAGGATTCTGTTGACAAGTCTTCGTTTATAGGCGAACAAATTACAGAAAATggtagagaaaaatattttttcaaatctGACAACATGGATCGTACTTTGACCAGCAACGCTGCTGGAATGAAAGCAGAAACTGAATCCTGTAGTTCAAATTTTGAGCCACAAGCTAATGAGAATGAAAACTGCTTTAATCTTAACTCCAGCTTAGAAAGTTTTCCTGGCTCTGATTTTACCTTTGGTGAATTAGCTTTTAATCAAGGTCTGTTATCAGCGGAAAAACGTCAACACAGAAAGAAAAGTAGGATGAGAAGTTCCAAGAACTTGAATAATTCAATCCCGAAGGTCAGTGTTCCGATGGTTCCCCCTTCTGAGAATTTGTTACCAGAAGCCAATTCTGTGCAACCTGTTGCTGAAAGAGACTTCAAGGGCAAGCTATCTGTTCCTCAAAATGGGGATGATGTCGTAGCTGAGAGACAGAAAAaattggaaaagagaaaagatcCCATATCCACAGTTGGAGCAACTGCCACTGAGCAGGAAGTCTGTAACCAGTGGCGTCTCAG GGGCAACCAAGCATATTCAAATGGGGACATGTCGAAAGCTGAGGATTTTTATACTCGAGGGTTGAATTCCATCTCTATAACGGAAGTTTCTAGAAGCGACAATAAGGCATTAATGCTGTGTTACAGCAACCGTGCAGCTGCACGAATGTCTCTTGGAAGAATGAGAGAAGCGCTTTCTGACTGTATGATGGCTGCTAAAATTGACCCCAGCTTTCTCAGGGCTCAAGTTAGGGCTGCATG TTGTCATCTTGCATTGGGTGAAATTGAAGATGCCTTGAAGCATTTCAAGAATTGCTTACAATCAAACAATGAGGGAAGTTTAGACCACAAAATCTTAGTGGAGGCTTCTGATGGTCTACTGAAAACTCAG CAAGTTGCTGATTACATGGTTCAGTCTGAGGAACTTAtgctgaaaaaatcatctaatgAAGCAGCAAAGGCATTACAGATAATCATTGAGGCCCTATTTATATCTCCGTATTCAGAAAGATTGATGGAAAGAAAAGCAGAGGCTTTTCTAATG TTGCGGAGATACAAAGAGGTGATTGTTTTCTGTGAGCAGACCATTGAAATTGCTGAAAGAAATTATGCTTTGTGTAGAGTCAGCACAGATAATTCTGAAGACATGCAAAGTTGTCCCATGAGGCTCTGGCGTTTGAATCTTATGTCCAAGTCTTATTTCTATTTAGGGAGATTTGAGGAGGCAGTTGAGTTACTAAAGAAGCATGAAAAAGTGACATATAAAGAAGACAA GAACGTTAATGGGTCTTCAGAATCTCTGGCATCATTGTGTGGCACCATAAATGAACTCTTACGTCTTAAG GCTGCTGGGAATGCAGCTTTTCAAGCAGGAAGACATCTGGATGCAGTAGAACATTATTCTGCTGCTTTAGCATGCAATACTGAATCACGTCCTTTTACAGCAATATGCTTCTGTAATCGCGCTGCTGCTTATCAAGCCCTAGGCCAAATTACAGATGCCATTGCAGACTGTAGTATAGCAATCGCCCTTGTTGCCAGTTATGCAAAG GCAATTTCAAGGAGAGCCACCTTGCATGAGATGATCAGAGACTATGGCCAGGCTGCTAATGACCTCCGCAGACTTATCTCGCTTCTGAAAAATCAATCTAAGGATAAAGACAGTCAAGCTGGAGTTTTGGGAATAAATAGTGGCAATAATGATCTAAACCAGGCCCATGTTCGTCTTTGTAGTGTGGAGGAGGAAGCCAGAAAGGAGACTCCTCTAGATTTATACATGATACT AGGAATTGAAGTATCTAGTTCTGCAGCTGATGTAAAAAAGGCATATCGAAAAGCTGCATTGAGACACCACCCAGACAAGGCTGGGCAGTTATTGGCCAGGAATGAAACTATTGATGATGGTTTTTGGAGAGAAGTGGCTGATGAAGTTCACAAGGATGCTGATAGGTTATTCAAGATGATAGGAGAGGCATACACTGTTCTTTCAGATGCGACCAAG CGCTTACAATATGATGCCGAAGAGGAGTTAAGGACCACCTTGAGAAAAACCTGTGGTGGGAGATGCACTTCAAAAACCCAAGACAATCACAGCAGTCCATCTGAGAGGCGTAGGTGGCGAGCATATGCAAGCACACATCAGAGGTGGTCAGAATCTTCACGATATTACAAGTGA
- the LOC103998248 gene encoding uncharacterized protein LOC103998248 isoform X2 yields the protein MPPAMVDFGSRPAPSSPLRNPSKGEISASGSPSFHLRSGIPSSGGSNSSSVFGFPHRSVLGQQPPASRGLKNADFDGKFAAPVPPVPFPPIHPVPVPGRPLSAVGLSKPRLVKVRKHLASPRVRSAATTNANDGSGFNPFHSGPVGMESDISGRHQRDGVQGLDEKFHGWNPLESEAGSKIPEHSSSGSLKSAKPGSAGFVMSDGGAFVFGSSEKKGSNLGRSKGKKFVKSENTGYGSDNSMKNVASANVVEETFSFSRFSNRSSDDGLYVFGSGMKNFSSEQGPPADLSDQNVRNLASIKSQSDGFVFGTTSVMNLGKEDDGSGNNPVHKPHSDACIFQSDLKQSSNSCENSSENLSGRNNGIFEFGKSESAAFVFGTDSVLLSGVKNIGSSSIHGGPSSFVDGNTGRGIFSSEGVQSKSDNSSGNEDSRLKNSGSIRSECYFFGASISSNFGSKDNGTKDVINNVISEGGREPNVGSSVCGNATSLNSNLGQESFIALDVGTVSRLHVEMRKLNLQRPDNEVEPEKAKQADCRAKINEGNTFVFGRSQSYLNSSGATDCSKLREAGTPFVSSLSGHDTQSIASGLNFASVCEEQKLPHMEFTTPIHVTPMLSKESLFTGPHQNKEFNVKRESRTTRKKRREKSRQSVPLHKDFSKTFASVEKVVETVEKFSSGGYSPMDYSPYDEISDESRHIFSSCESIGTKESVPVGERKEDPVSATQHLYINKDGVTLREHENSGSRDYIEKDSVDKSSFIGEQITENGREKYFFKSDNMDRTLTSNAAGMKAETESCSSNFEPQANENENCFNLNSSLESFPGSDFTFGELAFNQGLLSAEKRQHRKKSRMRSSKNLNNSIPKVSVPMVPPSENLLPEANSVQPVAERDFKGKLSVPQNGDDVVAERQKKLEKRKDPISTVGATATEQEVCNQWRLRGNQAYSNGDMSKAEDFYTRGLNSISITEVSRSDNKALMLCYSNRAAARMSLGRMREALSDCMMAAKIDPSFLRAQVRAACCHLALGEIEDALKHFKNCLQSNNEGSLDHKILVEASDGLLKTQQVADYMVQSEELMLKKSSNEAAKALQIIIEALFISPYSERLMERKAEAFLMAAGNAAFQAGRHLDAVEHYSAALACNTESRPFTAICFCNRAAAYQALGQITDAIADCSIAIALVASYAKAISRRATLHEMIRDYGQAANDLRRLISLLKNQSKDKDSQAGVLGINSGNNDLNQAHVRLCSVEEEARKETPLDLYMILGIEVSSSAADVKKAYRKAALRHHPDKAGQLLARNETIDDGFWREVADEVHKDADRLFKMIGEAYTVLSDATKRLQYDAEEELRTTLRKTCGGRCTSKTQDNHSSPSERRRWRAYASTHQRWSESSRYYK from the exons ATGCCGCCCGCGATGGTAGACTTTGGGTCCCGCCCCGCGCCTTCCTCCCCTCTTCGAAACCCTAGTAAAGGTGAGATCTCCGCTTCCGGTTCTCCTTCATTCCATCTCCGCAGCGGCATTCCTTCCTCCGGCGGCTCCAATTCAAGTTCCGTGTTTGGTTTCCCGCATCGGAGTGTCCTAGGGCAACAGCCCCCTGCTTCGAGGGGATTAAAGAACGCTGATTTTGATGGAAAATTCGCTGCCCCAGTTCCTCCTGTACCTTTCCCTCCAATCCACCCCGTTCCAGTTCCGGGGAGGCCATTGTCGGCTGTGGGGCTCTCTAAACCTCGACTTGTGAAGGTGAGGAAGCATCTGGCCTCGCCTCGGGTGAGGTCGGCAGCGACTACGAACGCCAATGATGGCTCTGGGTTCAATCCATTCCATTCCGGCCCGGTCGGCATGGAGTCGGATATTTCTGGGCGGCATCAGAGGGACGGAGTTCAGGGGCTTGACGAGAAGTTTCATGGATGGAATCCATTGGAATCTGAGGCAGGTTCAAAGATTCCAGAACATTCAAGTTCAGGTAGTTTAAAGTCTGCAAAACCTGGGAGTGCTGGTTTTGTTATGAGTGACGGGGGAGCTTTTGTCTTTGGAAGCAGTGAAAAGAAAGGTTCAAATTTGGGTCGGAGCAAAGGAAAAAAATTTGTCAAGTCTGAGAACACTGGTTATGGGTCGGACAACAGTATGAAAAATGTAGCGTCTGCAAATGTGGTGGAGGAAACATTTAGCTTCAGTCGTTTCTCAAATAGAAGTTCTGACGATGGTTTATATGTGTTCGGTAGTGGTATGAAGAATTTTTCTTCAGAACAAGGCCCTCCAGCGGACCTGAGTGATCAGAATGTCAGGAATCTTgcatctattaagtcccaaagtgaTGGTTTTGTCTTTGGCACCACTTCTGTAATGAACCTAGGCAAAGAAGATGATGGATCCGGTAATAACCCAGTCCATAAACCTCATTCTGATGCTTGTATCTTTCAAAGTGATCTGAAGCAAAGTTCAAATTCTTGTGAAAATTCATCAGAAAATTTAAGCGGTAGGAATAATGGCATCTTTGAGTTTGGGAAGTCGGAAAGTGCTGCTTTTGTCTTTGGTACAGATTCTGTGTTGCTTTCTGGTGTGAAAAATATTGGTTCCAGTAGCATCCATGGAGGTCCGTCTAGCTTTGTTGACGGGAATACAGGTAGGGGTATATTTTCTAGTGAGGGTGTTCAGAGCAAAAGTGATAATTCAAGTGGGAATGAGGATTCGAGATTGAAAAATTCTGGATCTATCAGGtctgaatgttatttctttggtgCAAGCATATCCAGCAATTTTGGTAGCAAAGACAATGGTACCAAGGATGTGATAAATAATGTTATTAGTGAAGGTGGTAGGGAACCCAATGTAGGTTCTTCTGTATGTGGAAATGCCACAAGTTTAAATTCTAATTTGGGCCAGGAATCATTTATTGCTTTGGATGTGGGCACAGTCTCGAGGCTTCACGTCGAAATGAGGAAGTTGAACTTGCAGAGACCTGATAATGAGGTTGAGCCAGAGAAGGCAAAGCAAGCTGATTGCAGGGCTAAGATTAATGAGGGTAATACTTTTGTTTTTGGTAGAAGCCAGAGTTACCTGAATTCCTCTGGTGCTACTGACTGTTCCAAGCTCAGGGAAGCAGGTACAccttttgtttcatcattatctgGCCATGATACTCAGTCTATTGCTAGTGGCTTAAATTTTGCAAGTGTATGTGAAGAACAGAAGTTACCACACATGGAATTTACAACACCTATACATGTTACTCCTATGTTGTCAAAGGAGAGCTTATTTACTGGACCTCATCAAAATAAGGAATTTAATGTGAAGCGAGAATCTAGAACtacaagaaagaaaaggagagagaaatcTAGACAATCTGTTCCACTGCACAAGGACTTTTCTAAAACATTTGCCTCAGTGGAAAAAGTTGTTGAAACTGTGGAAAAGTTCTCTTCTGGTGGTTACTCACCAATGGATTATTCTCCTTATGACGAGATATCTGATGAATCCCGCCATATTTTTTCCTCCTGTGAGTCAATTGGTACAAAAGAATCTGTTCCTGTAGGTGAAAGAAAAGAAGATCCTGTTTCTGCAACACAGCACTTGTATATTAATAAAGATGGTGTAACACTTAGAGAACATGAAAATAGTGGTTCTAGAGATTATATTGAGAAGGATTCTGTTGACAAGTCTTCGTTTATAGGCGAACAAATTACAGAAAATggtagagaaaaatattttttcaaatctGACAACATGGATCGTACTTTGACCAGCAACGCTGCTGGAATGAAAGCAGAAACTGAATCCTGTAGTTCAAATTTTGAGCCACAAGCTAATGAGAATGAAAACTGCTTTAATCTTAACTCCAGCTTAGAAAGTTTTCCTGGCTCTGATTTTACCTTTGGTGAATTAGCTTTTAATCAAGGTCTGTTATCAGCGGAAAAACGTCAACACAGAAAGAAAAGTAGGATGAGAAGTTCCAAGAACTTGAATAATTCAATCCCGAAGGTCAGTGTTCCGATGGTTCCCCCTTCTGAGAATTTGTTACCAGAAGCCAATTCTGTGCAACCTGTTGCTGAAAGAGACTTCAAGGGCAAGCTATCTGTTCCTCAAAATGGGGATGATGTCGTAGCTGAGAGACAGAAAAaattggaaaagagaaaagatcCCATATCCACAGTTGGAGCAACTGCCACTGAGCAGGAAGTCTGTAACCAGTGGCGTCTCAG GGGCAACCAAGCATATTCAAATGGGGACATGTCGAAAGCTGAGGATTTTTATACTCGAGGGTTGAATTCCATCTCTATAACGGAAGTTTCTAGAAGCGACAATAAGGCATTAATGCTGTGTTACAGCAACCGTGCAGCTGCACGAATGTCTCTTGGAAGAATGAGAGAAGCGCTTTCTGACTGTATGATGGCTGCTAAAATTGACCCCAGCTTTCTCAGGGCTCAAGTTAGGGCTGCATG TTGTCATCTTGCATTGGGTGAAATTGAAGATGCCTTGAAGCATTTCAAGAATTGCTTACAATCAAACAATGAGGGAAGTTTAGACCACAAAATCTTAGTGGAGGCTTCTGATGGTCTACTGAAAACTCAG CAAGTTGCTGATTACATGGTTCAGTCTGAGGAACTTAtgctgaaaaaatcatctaatgAAGCAGCAAAGGCATTACAGATAATCATTGAGGCCCTATTTATATCTCCGTATTCAGAAAGATTGATGGAAAGAAAAGCAGAGGCTTTTCTAATG GCTGCTGGGAATGCAGCTTTTCAAGCAGGAAGACATCTGGATGCAGTAGAACATTATTCTGCTGCTTTAGCATGCAATACTGAATCACGTCCTTTTACAGCAATATGCTTCTGTAATCGCGCTGCTGCTTATCAAGCCCTAGGCCAAATTACAGATGCCATTGCAGACTGTAGTATAGCAATCGCCCTTGTTGCCAGTTATGCAAAG GCAATTTCAAGGAGAGCCACCTTGCATGAGATGATCAGAGACTATGGCCAGGCTGCTAATGACCTCCGCAGACTTATCTCGCTTCTGAAAAATCAATCTAAGGATAAAGACAGTCAAGCTGGAGTTTTGGGAATAAATAGTGGCAATAATGATCTAAACCAGGCCCATGTTCGTCTTTGTAGTGTGGAGGAGGAAGCCAGAAAGGAGACTCCTCTAGATTTATACATGATACT AGGAATTGAAGTATCTAGTTCTGCAGCTGATGTAAAAAAGGCATATCGAAAAGCTGCATTGAGACACCACCCAGACAAGGCTGGGCAGTTATTGGCCAGGAATGAAACTATTGATGATGGTTTTTGGAGAGAAGTGGCTGATGAAGTTCACAAGGATGCTGATAGGTTATTCAAGATGATAGGAGAGGCATACACTGTTCTTTCAGATGCGACCAAG CGCTTACAATATGATGCCGAAGAGGAGTTAAGGACCACCTTGAGAAAAACCTGTGGTGGGAGATGCACTTCAAAAACCCAAGACAATCACAGCAGTCCATCTGAGAGGCGTAGGTGGCGAGCATATGCAAGCACACATCAGAGGTGGTCAGAATCTTCACGATATTACAAGTGA